One part of the Odontesthes bonariensis isolate fOdoBon6 chromosome 15, fOdoBon6.hap1, whole genome shotgun sequence genome encodes these proteins:
- the lrrc8db gene encoding leucine rich repeat containing 8 VRAC subunit Db has product MFTLTEVASLNDIQPTYRILKPWWDVFMDYLGIVMLMLAIFSGTMQLTKDQVVCLPILEQTTEGAGSFLGTQPPEPADGLWNKESAIGEQAAPLMAKKPPDSIIPTIHSTESPVFEQPEPTGVRTKLDFQQYVFVNQMCYHVALPWYSKYFPYLALIHTIVLMVSSNFWFKYPKTSSKIEHFVSILGKCFESPWTTKALSETACEDSEENKQRLAGASSLLKHLSTSSEEGSPNQSAPALTKSGMAFSAEKLVSEVPSMTILDKKDGEQAKALFEKVRKFRAHVEDSDLIYRLYAIQTVIKTVKFILILCYTMTFVASIDFDHVCEPEIKHLTGYAKFHCTHNMAFMLKKLLVSYISLICVYGIICIYTLFWLFRRPLKEYSFEKVREESSFSDIPDVKNDFAFLLHMVDQYDQLYSKRFGVFLSEVSENKLREISLNHEWTFEKLRQHVTRNPQDKLELHLFMLSGVPDAVFDLTDLEILKLELIPEARITAKISQMINLQELHFYHCPAKVEQTAFIFLCDHLRCLHVKFTDVAEIPSWVYLLKSLRELYLVGNLNSENNKLIGLESLRDLRHLKILHLKSNLTKIPTNITDLSPHLIRLVIHNDGTKLLVLNSLKKMINLAELELHNCELERIPHAIFSLNNLQELDLKSNNMRTIEEVISFQHLKRLTCLKLWYNKIITIPLSISHVKNLESLYLSHNKLESLPSPLFTLLKLRYLDVSHNSIVVIPPEVGFLQNLQHFAITGNKVEIVPKQLFKCSKLRTLCFGHNCISSIPEKIGNLSQLTHLELKGNCLDRLPSQLGQCILLRRSCLVVEDHLFDSLPIEVKESMNQEASVFGNGCKCLSDGRL; this is encoded by the coding sequence ATGTTCACCCTCACAGAAGTAGCCTCGCTGAACGACATCCAACCAACTTATAGAATCCTGAAACCATGGTGGGATGTCTTCATGGATTATCTTGGTATTGTCATGCTGATGTTGGCCATATTTTCTGGAACCATGCAGTTAACTAAGGACCAAGTTGTTTGTCTTCCCATCTTGGAACAAACTACGGAGGGAGCCGGCAGCTTCCTGGGAACCCAACCACCCGAGCCAGCTGATGGTTTATGGAACAAAGAGAGCGCGATTGGGGAACAAGCTGCTCCCCTGATGGCAAAAAAGCCTCCTGACAGCATCATCCCTACAATTCACTCAACAGAGTCACCTGTTTTTGAGCAGCCCGAGCCTACAGGCGTCAGGACTAAGCTGGATTTTCAGCAGTATGTTTTTGTCAACCAGATGTGCTACCACGTTGCTCTTCCTTGGTATTCTAAGTATTTCCCGTATCTTGCTCTAATTCACACTATTGTGTTGATGGTCAGTAGCAACTTCTGGTTCAAATACCCAAAGACAAGTTCCAAAATCGAACATTTTGTTTCCATACTTGGAAAATGTTTTGAATCACCTTGGACTACCAAAGCACTGTCTGAGACTGCATGTGAGGACTCAGAAGAGAACAAGCAGAGACTGGCTGGGGCTTCCTCTCTCCTGAAACATCTGTCCACAAGCAGCGAGGAGGGCAGTCCCAACCAGTCCGCTCCAGCGTTGACCAAATCGGGGATGGCCTTTTCTGCTGAAAAGCTTGTAAGTGAAGTTCCGTCTATGACTATACTGGACAAGAAAGATGGCGAGCAGGCGAAGGCCCTGTTTGAAAAAGTTCGGAAATTCCGTGCCCATGTGGAAGACAGTGATTTGATTTACAGACTGTATGCCATTCAGACAGTCATCAAAACTGTGAAATTTATTTTGATCCTGTGCTATACAATGACATTCGTGGCATCTATAGATTTTGACCATGTGTGTGAACCTGAAATTAAGCATTTGACTGGATATGCTAAATTCCATTGTACGCATAACATGGCTTTTATGTTAAAGAAACTCCTTGTCAGTTATATTTCTCTCATATGCGTTTATGGCATTATCTGCATTTACACACTGTTCTGGCTGTTTCGGCGACCACTTAAGGAGTATTCCTTTGAAAAAGTCAGAGAGGAGAGCAGCTTCAGTGACATTCCTGATGTTAAGAATGATTTTGCATTCCTCCTCCACATGGTTGATCAGTATGACCAACTGTATTCAAAGCGTTTTGGGGTTTTTCTCTCTGAGGTGAGTGAGAACAAACTTCGAGAGATCAGTTTAAATCACGAGTGGACATTTGAGAAGCTGCGGCAGCACGTAACACGCAATCCTCAAGATAAGCTGGAACTTCATCTTTTCATGCTGTCTGGTGTGCCAGATGCTGTGTTCGATCTCACTGACTTGGAAATCCTGAAATTGGAATTAATCCCAGAGGCCAGGATCACAGCTAAGATCTCCCAAATGATCAATCTCCAGGAGCTGCACTTCTACCACTGTCCTGCCAAAGTTGAGCAGACTGCTTTCATTTTTCTCTGTGATCACCTTCGGTGCCTTCATGTCAAATTCACAGATGTTGCTGAGATTCCTAGTTGGGTATACTTGTTGAAAAGTTTACGCGAGTTGTACTTGGTCGGTAACCTGAACTCTGAAAACAACAAACTAATCGGACTTGAGTCTCTGCGAGATCTCAGGCACTTAAAGATTTTACATCTTAAAAGCAACCTCACAAAGATTCCGACAAACATCACAGATCTGTCTCCACATTTGATCAGACTGGTTATTCATAATGATGGTACAAAGCTCTTAGTGCTCAATAGTTTGAAGAAAATGATCAATCTTGCCGAACTCGAGCTTCATAACTGTGAGCTGGAGCGAATACCCCATGCCATCTTCAGTTTGAATAATCTTCAGGAACTTGATCTAAAATCCAACAACATGCGTACCATTGAAGAAGTTATCAGCTTTCAACACCTCAAAAGACTAACTTGTCTCAAACTTTGGTATAATAAGATCATCACCATTCCACTGTCTATCAGTCATGTCAAAAACCTGGAGTCGCTCTATCTCTCACATAACAAGCTGGAATCTCTGCCCTCACCGTTATTTACCCTTCTCAAGTTGAGATACCTTGATGTTAGCCATAACTCCATAGTGGTAATACCGCCGGAGGTAGGCTTTCTGCAGAATCTCCAACATTTTGCCATTACAGGTAACAAAGTCGAGATAGTTCCCAAGCAACTGTTCAAGTGCTCCAAGCTAAGGACATTATGTTTTGGACACAACTGCATTTCTTCCATTCCTGAGAAAATTGGCAACCTCTCACAGCTCACACACCTGGAGTTGAAGGGAAACTGTCTGGATCGTCTCCCGTCTCAGCTTGGCCAGTGCATACTCCTTCGCAGGAGCTGCCTGGTGGTGGAGGATCACCTCTTTGACTCACTACCCATTGAAGTCAAAGAAAGCATGAATCAGGAAGCTAGTGTTTTTGGAAATGGGTGTAAATGTCTCAGTGATGGACGGTTGTAA
- the lrrc8c gene encoding volume-regulated anion channel subunit LRRC8C yields MIPVMEFRQFTEQQPAFRVLKPWWDVFTEYLSVIMLMIGVFGCTLQVMQDKIICLPQRVSLPSVNSSEVEIKSQLQSNTSSVLREMTGLKTDLDLQQYSFINQMCYEKALHWYAKYFPYLVLIHTLVFMVCSNFWFKFPGSSSKIEHFISMLGKCFDSPWTTRALSEVSGENPEEKDHKKNAMSRSNLVVSPGEGSLEKTQSLRSIPEKIVVDKPSASVLDKKEGEQAKALFEKVKKFRLHVEEGDILYLMYVRQTVFKVLKFLVIIAYNSSLVNKVRNRVRCEVEIQDMTGYKDFECNHTMAHLFSKLSYCYLCLVAVYGLTSLYTSYWLFYRSLKEYSFEYVRQETGINDIPDVKNDFAFMLHMIDQYDPLYSKRFAVFLSEVSENKLKQLNLNHEWTAEKLRQRLQTNTNNRLELQLFMLPGLPDTVFELTELQSLKLEIINNVTLPASVSQLEDLQELSLYQCSLKLHTTATSFLKDNLKVLRVKFDDNRELPNWMYGLRNLEELYLAGSLSPDASRNIVLESLREMKCLKTLSLKSNLTKVPQSIVDVSSHLHRLYLHNDGSKLVMLNNLKKMTNLIELELVHCDLERIPHSIFSLTSLQELDLKENNLRSIEEIVSFQHLRKLICLKLWYNSIMYIPEHIKKLSSLERLYFSHNKIEILPSHLFLCNKLRYLDLSNNDIRFIPPEIGVLQSLQYFSVTCNKIENLPDELFFCKKLKTLKLGKNSLSILSPKISYLALLTYLDLKGNHFELLPQELGCCRALKRSGLIVEETLFETLPSDVKDQMKAE; encoded by the exons ATGATTCCTGTGATGGAATTCCGACAGTTCACTGAACAGCAGCCAGCATTCAGAGTCCTGAAGCCGTGGTGGGATGTGTTCACTGAGTATCTGTCTGTAATTATGCTCATGATTGGTGTCTTTGGATGCACTCTACAG GTAATGCAAGATAAAATCATATGCCTTCCTCAGAGAGTATCGTTGCCTTCAGTGAACAGCAGTGAAGTGGAAATTAAGTCACAATTGCAGTCCAATACATCATCTGTGCTAAGAGAAATGACTGGCCTGAAAACTGATCTGGATCTTCAACAATACAGTTTTATCAATCAGATGTGTTATGAGAAGGCTCTGCACTGGTATGCCAAGTACTTTCCCTATTTGGTTCTCATACACACTCTCGTTTTCATGGTATGTAGCAACTTCTGGTTCAAATTCCCTGGCTCAAGCTCTAAAATAGAGCATTTCATCTCAATGCTTGGCAAGTGCTTCGACTCTCCCTGGACCACACGAGCTTTGTCTGAGGTGTCTGGAGAAAATCCAGAAGAGAAGGATCATAAAAAGAATGCTATGTCCAGGTCCAACCTTGTTGTGTCTCCTGGGGAAGGCAGTCTGGAGAAAACGCAGTCCCTCCGGTCTATCCCGGAAAAGATTGTAGTTGACAAGCCATCAGCAAGTGTTCTGGATAAAAAAGAGGGAGAACAAGCTAAAGCACTTtttgaaaaagtgaaaaaattcAGACTGCATGTTGAAGAGGGTGATATCCTCTACCTTATGTATGTTCGCCAGACCGTCTTCAAGGTGTTAAAGTTCCTCGTGATCATTGCCTATAATAGCTCGCTAGTGAATAAAGTGCGGAACAGAGTACGATGCGAAGTTGAAATCCAGGACATGACGGGCTACAAAGACTTTGAATGTAATCACACCATGGCCCATCTGTTTTCCAAGTTGTCTTACTGTTACTTGTGTTTGGTGGCCGTCTATGGATTAACAAGCCTCTACACCTCCTACTGGCTATTTTACCGCTCACTGAAAGAATATTCCTTTGAGTATGTGCGTCAGGAAACTGGCATCAATGACATCCCTGACGTCAAAAATGACTTTGCTTTCATGTTGCACATGATTGATCAGTATGACCCTCTGTATTCCAAACGATTTGCAGTTTTTCTCTCTGAAGTTAGTGAGAATAAGCTGAAGCAGCTCAATCTCAACCACGAATGGACTGCAGAGAAATTACGGCAGAGACTccagacaaacacaaacaacagaCTTGAACTTCAGCTCTTCATGCTCCCTGGCTTACCTGACACGGTCTTTGAGTTGACGGAGTTACAGTCACTCAAGCTAGAGATCATCAACAATGTCACCCTCCCTGCCTCAGTCTCTCAGCTGGAAGATCTCCAGGAGCTGTCTCTTTACCAGTGTTCTTTAAAGTTGCACACAACTGCTACCTCCTTTCTCAAAGACAACCTGAAAGTGCTTCGTGTGAAGTTTGATGACAACAGGGAACTTCCTAACTGGATGTACGGTCTGCGCAACTTAGAGGAACTCTATCTTGCTGGGTCATTAAGTCCTGATGCCTCCAGGAATATAGTTCTTGAGTCTCTGCGCGAGATGAAATGTCTGAAAACTCTCTCCCTTAAGAGCAATTTGACCAAGGTACCCCAGTCGATTGTTGATGTATCCAGCCATCTGCATCGCCTGTACTTGCACAATGATGGCAGTAAACTTGTAATGCTCAACAACCTGAAAAAGATGACCAATCTGATAGAGTTGGAGCTAGTGCATTGTGATCTGGAACGTATTCCACATTCAATCTTCAGCCTGACAAGTCTGCAAGAGCTCGACCTGAAAGAGAATAACTTGCGCTCTATAGAGGAGATTGTTAGCTTCCAGCATCTTCGAAAGCTCATTTGTCTCAAACTGTGGTACAACAGCATCATGTACATCCCAGAGCATATCAAAAAGCTCAGCAGCCTGGAGCGCCTCTACTTCAGCCACAACAAGATTGAGATTTTGCCCTCGCACCTGTTCTTGTGCAACAAGCTACGCTACCTGGATCTCTCCAACAATGACATCCGATTTATCCCTCCGGAAATCGGAGTGCTTCAGAGTCTGCAATATTTCTCCGTCACTTGTAACAAAATCGAAAACCTCCCAGATGAACTGTTCTTTTGCAAAAAGCTCAAAACGTTAAAGCTGGGCAAGAACTCGCTGTCCATACTCTCGCCAAAAATTTCCTACCTAGCTCTACTGACCTACCTGGACCTGAAAGGCAACCACTTTGAGCTTCTGCCACAGGAGCTCGGTTGCTGTCGTGCTTTGAAGCGCAGTGGCCTTATAGTAGAGGAGACACTGTTTGAAACTCTGCCTTCAGACGTCAAGGACCAAATGAAGGCTGAATGA